Proteins from a genomic interval of Ovis aries strain OAR_USU_Benz2616 breed Rambouillet chromosome 25, ARS-UI_Ramb_v3.0, whole genome shotgun sequence:
- the RGR gene encoding RPE-retinal G protein-coupled receptor: MAESGTLPTGFGELEVLAVGTLLLVEALSGLSLNILTILSFCKTPELRTPSHLLVLSLALADSGISLNALVAATSSLLRRWPYGSEGCQAHGFQGFVAALASICSSAAIAWGRYHHHCTRSRLDWNTAVSLVFFVWLSSAFWAALPLLGWGHYDYEPLGTCCTLDYSRGDRNFTSFLFTMAFFNFLVPLFITVVSYRLMEQKLGKTSRLPVNTVLPARTLLLGWGPYALLYLYATVADATSISPKLQMVPALIAKAVPTVNAMNYALGSEMVHRGIWQCLSPQRRERSREQ; encoded by the exons CTCTTTCTGGCCTCAGCCTAAACATCCTGACCATCCTCTCTTTCTGCAAGACCCCAGAGCTGCGGACCCCCAGCCACCTGCTGGTGTTGAGTTTGGCCCTGGCCGACAGCGGGATCAGCCTGAACGCCCTCGTTGCAGCCACGTCCAGCCTCCTCCG GCGCTGGCCCTACGGCTCGGAAGGCTGCCAGGCTCACGGCTTCCAGGGCTTCGTCGCGGCGCTGGCCAGCATCTGCAGCAGCGCAGCCATCGCCTGGGGGCGCTATCACCACCACTGCACCC GCAGCCGACTGGACTGGAACACGGCCGTCTCCCTGGTGTTCTTCGTATGGCTGTCTTCTGCCTTCTGGGCGGCACTGCCCCTCCTGGGCTGGGGCCACTATGACTATGAGCCGCTGGGGACCTGCTGCACTCTGGACTATTCCAGGGGGGACAG AAACTTCACCAGCTTCCTCTTCACCATGGCCTTTTTCAACTTCCTCGTGCCCCTCTTCATCACAGTCGTATCCTATCGGCTCATGGAGCAGAAACTCGGGAAGACCAGCCGTCTCCCG GTGAACACTGTCCTGCCAGCCAGGACGCTGCTGCTCGGCTGGGGCCCCTACGCTCTCCTGTATCTGTACGCCACCGTCGCGGATGCAACCTCCATCTCCCCCAAGCTGCAGATG GTGCCCGCTCTCATTGCCAAGGCAGTGCCCACAGTCAACGCCATGAACTATGCCCTGGGCAGCGAGATGGTGCACAGGGGAATCTGGCAGTGCCTCTCGCCACAGAGGAGAGAGCGCAGCCGAGAGCAGTGA